From Prochlorococcus sp. MIT 1223, the proteins below share one genomic window:
- the tsaE gene encoding tRNA (adenosine(37)-N6)-threonylcarbamoyltransferase complex ATPase subunit type 1 TsaE: MNRSKDKRIKVPDLLGQQSNNNCWELSNLEETISFGEELFKKLPQIKLLLLQGKLGAGKTSLVKGIAKAAGINEPITSPSFPLAQHYPNGKPPLVHIDLYRLENPKIANELFLQEEEEANKMGSLIIVEWPERMNLHMPDAWLAKLNYTNKGERMVEIIPPDC; the protein is encoded by the coding sequence GTGAATAGGAGCAAAGACAAAAGAATCAAAGTTCCTGATCTATTAGGCCAGCAATCTAACAATAATTGTTGGGAACTAAGCAACCTAGAAGAAACTATTTCCTTTGGGGAAGAGTTATTTAAAAAACTGCCACAAATAAAGCTCCTTTTATTGCAAGGGAAGCTAGGCGCAGGCAAAACTTCCCTTGTCAAGGGAATTGCTAAAGCTGCAGGAATTAATGAACCAATTACAAGCCCATCTTTTCCATTGGCTCAGCACTACCCCAATGGTAAACCTCCATTAGTTCATATAGATCTCTATAGATTAGAAAACCCTAAAATTGCAAATGAATTATTCCTACAAGAAGAAGAGGAAGCTAATAAAATGGGAAGTCTCATAATTGTTGAATGGCCAGAAAGAATGAATCTTCATATGCCTGATGCATGGCTAGCTAAATTAAATTACACAAACAAAGGAGAGCGAATGGTCGAGATTATTCCTCCCGATTGCTAA
- the mreC gene encoding rod shape-determining protein MreC yields the protein MSEFRRRNKLNLIYKKRFWKLLSILILFCFIRYSRASFFIDTYSYIVSLMWSGTSQKEWLQSSNRLEQKIKINLLEKDNQRLRKILSLKNTSDKDKVSAVVISRKYSGWWQQLELNKGNKDGILIGDSVIAPGGLIGIIHGVSQNTSRVKLLTSPGSKIGVWVDRIKQHGILVGMGTDRTKLSFLKKDADPKVGDIVSTSPASTLVPPNLVIGVIQAINNQPDDVPFAIVQLLAVPEAVDWVQIIKN from the coding sequence ATGAGTGAATTCAGAAGGAGAAATAAATTAAATTTAATTTATAAAAAAAGATTTTGGAAATTATTATCAATATTAATTTTATTTTGCTTTATTCGCTACTCTAGAGCATCATTTTTTATTGATACTTATTCTTATATCGTAAGCTTAATGTGGTCAGGTACATCACAGAAAGAATGGCTACAAAGTAGCAATAGGCTAGAACAAAAAATAAAAATTAATTTACTAGAAAAAGATAATCAGAGATTAAGAAAAATTTTATCTTTAAAAAATACTTCTGATAAAGATAAAGTTTCTGCAGTTGTGATATCTAGAAAATATAGTGGTTGGTGGCAACAACTTGAATTAAATAAAGGTAATAAAGATGGAATATTAATTGGTGATTCAGTTATAGCTCCTGGGGGCCTTATTGGCATTATTCATGGTGTTTCTCAGAATACTTCTAGAGTTAAATTATTAACTTCTCCTGGTAGTAAAATAGGAGTATGGGTTGATCGTATTAAGCAACATGGAATTTTGGTTGGAATGGGAACTGATAGAACAAAATTATCTTTTTTGAAGAAAGATGCTGACCCTAAGGTGGGAGACATTGTTAGTACCTCTCCCGCAAGTACATTGGTTCCTCCTAATTTAGTGATTGGAGTTATTCAAGCAATTAATAATCAACCTGATGATGTCCCTTTTGCGATTGTGCAATTGCTCGCAGTCCCAGAGGCTGTTGATTGGGTTCAGATTATTAAGAATTAA
- a CDS encoding rod shape-determining protein MreD, whose product MSKSREKSFILFSLLLSVCLFLGSPKWLTLQGVTPCWSVLWLLPWALSKGRNFGLFTGLCLGLVFDSLTVSSVSQIPALTTLGYFWGVVGSKNKSIELSLNLGLLACVGTIFFGFSLWVQNCLITGIYSSAWLHSWSFHTLLSQTIITSLVAPLSTSWILLAIRRQKNSKIGHYT is encoded by the coding sequence ATGTCTAAAAGTCGCGAGAAATCTTTCATCCTCTTTTCTCTATTGTTATCTGTTTGCTTATTTTTAGGATCTCCTAAATGGCTTACTTTGCAAGGGGTTACGCCTTGTTGGAGTGTTCTTTGGCTATTGCCATGGGCTTTAAGTAAGGGTAGAAATTTTGGATTATTTACAGGGTTATGTTTGGGTTTGGTGTTTGACTCTTTAACAGTTAGCTCTGTATCTCAGATACCTGCATTAACAACTCTTGGTTATTTTTGGGGAGTCGTTGGTAGTAAGAATAAAAGTATTGAGTTGAGTCTGAATTTAGGGCTGCTTGCTTGTGTTGGAACAATTTTCTTTGGTTTTAGTTTATGGGTGCAAAATTGTTTGATCACAGGTATTTACAGTTCAGCTTGGTTACATTCTTGGTCTTTCCATACGTTGTTGTCTCAAACAATCATCACTTCACTAGTCGCTCCGCTCTCAACTTCTTGGATTCTCTTGGCCATTCGAAGACAAAAAAACAGCAAAATAGGTCATTACACTTAA
- the smpB gene encoding SsrA-binding protein SmpB, producing MTKIGNSKSKKGRFSANQRLAENRFARHQYEIIDTLETGIELLGTEVKSIRAGKANLRDGFCIVKKGELQLHNVHISPHNHSSNFYNHDPLRVKRLLAHRKEINRLKVELERKGLTLIPLSLQLKGSWIKLIIGLGKGRKLHDKRHMEKEKQTNKEAKLALKHF from the coding sequence ATGACTAAAATAGGTAACTCAAAATCAAAAAAGGGACGATTCTCAGCCAATCAACGATTAGCCGAGAATCGTTTTGCAAGACATCAATATGAAATTATCGATACTTTAGAAACTGGAATAGAGTTATTAGGTACAGAAGTTAAATCAATCAGAGCAGGTAAAGCTAATTTAAGAGATGGTTTTTGTATAGTAAAAAAAGGGGAACTGCAACTACATAATGTACATATCTCACCTCATAATCACTCTAGTAACTTCTATAATCATGATCCCTTACGCGTCAAAAGACTTCTTGCACATCGTAAAGAGATAAATAGACTAAAAGTGGAGTTAGAAAGAAAGGGCCTAACTCTTATTCCTCTGAGCCTTCAATTAAAAGGTTCATGGATTAAATTAATTATTGGCCTAGGAAAAGGAAGAAAACTGCATGACAAAAGACATATGGAAAAAGAAAAGCAAACAAATAAAGAAGCAAAGTTAGCCTTAAAACATTTTTAA
- a CDS encoding rod shape-determining protein, with protein sequence MFLSRFKFSRDIGIDLGTANTLIYVSGKGIVLQEPSVVAMDLEEGVPLAVGDDAKLMLGRTPGNIRAVRPLRDGVIADFDAAEQMLKTFIQKCNEGRGIIAPRLVVGIPSGVTGVERRAVREAGLAGAREVHLIDEPVAAAIGADLPVTEPIGTMIVDIGGGTTEVAVLSLGGTVLSESVRVAGDEMNDSIGTYLKKVHNLVVGERTAEEIKIRIGSAFPIDDFDMNSMDVRGLHLLSGLPRSVNLQAGELREAMAEPLNKIVDAVKRTLERTPPELAADIVDRGIMLAGGGALVRGISDLVSHETGIFTHVAEDPLLCVVNGCGSVLDDFKSLQRVLDTPDFVRNSLRD encoded by the coding sequence GTGTTTTTAAGTCGATTTAAATTTTCCCGTGATATTGGAATTGATCTAGGTACGGCTAATACTTTGATTTATGTTTCTGGTAAGGGAATAGTTCTTCAGGAACCATCTGTAGTGGCAATGGATCTAGAGGAAGGAGTTCCGCTGGCAGTTGGTGATGACGCGAAATTGATGTTAGGCAGGACTCCTGGAAACATTCGAGCAGTAAGGCCTCTTAGAGACGGAGTAATCGCAGATTTTGATGCTGCTGAACAAATGTTGAAAACATTTATTCAAAAATGTAATGAAGGTAGGGGAATTATTGCGCCAAGACTAGTAGTTGGAATTCCAAGCGGTGTAACAGGCGTTGAAAGAAGGGCAGTTAGAGAAGCTGGCTTAGCTGGAGCAAGAGAAGTACATTTAATTGATGAGCCAGTCGCTGCAGCAATTGGCGCGGACTTACCAGTTACTGAACCCATTGGCACAATGATTGTGGATATTGGCGGAGGTACGACAGAGGTAGCAGTTTTAAGTCTTGGTGGAACAGTTCTAAGCGAATCAGTTCGTGTGGCTGGTGATGAAATGAATGATTCGATAGGAACCTATTTGAAGAAAGTTCATAATCTTGTAGTAGGTGAGAGAACAGCCGAAGAGATCAAAATCAGAATTGGATCCGCTTTTCCCATTGATGATTTTGATATGAATTCAATGGATGTGCGCGGTTTGCATTTGCTTTCTGGGTTGCCAAGGTCTGTCAATTTGCAAGCAGGAGAATTACGCGAAGCTATGGCGGAACCATTGAATAAAATAGTTGATGCAGTTAAAAGAACACTTGAAAGAACACCTCCTGAATTAGCCGCTGATATTGTAGATAGAGGAATAATGCTTGCTGGTGGAGGTGCTCTTGTAAGAGGTATTAGCGACTTAGTGAGTCATGAGACCGGTATTTTTACGCATGTAGCAGAAGACCCGCTTTTGTGTGTAGTTAATGGGTGTGGTTCTGTACTTGATGACTTTAAGAGTTTGCAAAGAGTATTGGATACTCCTGATTTTGTTCGAAATTCTTTGAGAGATTAA
- the ruvB gene encoding Holliday junction branch migration DNA helicase RuvB translates to MAIVSSNIENSQSPKLLGKERLTDPSSLIEDLVPFERESFRPERFQDFIGQSELKEILDISVTAALSRQEALDHVLLFGPPGLGKTTMALVLARELGVNCRIASAPALERPRDIIGLLVNLKPREVLFIDEIHRLTSVAEELLYPAMEDKRLELTVGKGTTSKMRTIDLPEFTLVGATTRPAQLSSPLRDRFGLSQRFDFYNNDDLQNIVKRGAQLLKFNLSDSSSFEIAKRSRGTPRIANRLLRRIRDFATVKNQLEVVDISLVNEALKIHRVDHIGLDESDRRLLELLVNVYGGGPVGLDTLSAALGEDAATVEAVIEPFLLQIGFLKRTPRGRVVTPAGQKHLEFNK, encoded by the coding sequence ATGGCAATAGTTTCTTCTAATATTGAGAATTCTCAATCACCTAAATTACTGGGAAAAGAACGATTGACTGACCCATCTTCTTTAATAGAGGATTTAGTACCTTTTGAGCGAGAATCTTTTAGGCCAGAAAGGTTTCAAGATTTTATTGGTCAATCTGAATTAAAAGAAATTTTGGATATTTCTGTAACAGCTGCACTTTCAAGGCAAGAGGCATTGGATCATGTTTTGCTTTTTGGTCCTCCTGGTTTAGGTAAAACAACAATGGCACTTGTTTTGGCGCGTGAATTGGGAGTTAATTGTCGAATAGCTAGTGCACCGGCTCTAGAGCGTCCTCGTGACATTATTGGCTTGTTAGTTAATTTGAAACCTCGTGAAGTGTTGTTTATTGATGAAATTCATCGTTTAACAAGCGTTGCTGAAGAGCTTTTATATCCAGCTATGGAAGACAAGAGACTTGAACTCACTGTAGGGAAAGGAACAACTTCTAAAATGAGAACCATAGATTTGCCAGAATTCACGTTGGTTGGAGCTACAACTAGGCCTGCTCAGTTGAGTTCACCTTTAAGAGATCGATTTGGATTATCTCAAAGGTTTGATTTTTATAACAATGATGACTTGCAAAATATAGTTAAAAGAGGAGCTCAATTATTGAAATTTAACTTATCCGATTCTTCTAGTTTTGAGATAGCTAAAAGATCTAGGGGAACGCCTAGAATTGCGAATCGTTTACTAAGGAGAATTAGAGACTTTGCAACAGTTAAAAATCAGCTTGAAGTTGTTGACATCTCTCTTGTGAATGAAGCATTAAAGATTCATAGAGTTGATCATATAGGTTTAGACGAAAGTGATAGAAGATTGTTGGAACTGTTAGTTAATGTGTATGGAGGTGGCCCTGTAGGTTTAGATACTTTATCTGCTGCTCTAGGAGAAGATGCGGCAACAGTAGAAGCTGTAATTGAGCCTTTTCTTTTGCAAATAGGTTTTTTAAAAAGAACACCTCGTGGAAGAGTAGTTACACCTGCAGGTCAAAAACATTTGGAGTTTAACAAGTGA
- the ahcY gene encoding adenosylhomocysteinase, with the protein MVVAPSTNLDVAIGNKDYAIADIKLADFGRKELSIAEKEMPGLVALREKYAADKPLEGARIAGSLHMTIQTGVLIETLVALGANVRWASCNIFSTQDHAAAAIAVKGIPVFAVKGETLDEYWAYTHKILEWDEESAPNMILDDGGDATGLVMLGSQAEKNISVLDNPANEEEVALFASIRKKLKEDPNFYSKVKDSIQGVTEETTTGVARLYQMQKNGELPFPAINVNDSVTKSKFDNLYGCRESLVDGIKRATDVMVAGKVALVIGYGDVGKGSAQSLRGLGATVMIAEIDPICALQAAMEGYRVVRLDDVVDQVDIFVTATGNFKVITHQHLIKMKDESIVCNIGHFDNEIDVASLKNYKWENIKPQVDHITLPSGNKIILLAEGRLVNLGCATGHPSFVMSNSFTNQVLAQIELFTKGSKYNNQVYVLPKNLDEMVARLHLEKIGAKLTNLTKEQADYISVPVEGPYKPEHYRY; encoded by the coding sequence ATGGTTGTAGCACCTTCTACAAATTTAGATGTCGCAATTGGTAATAAGGATTATGCAATAGCGGATATCAAGCTTGCTGATTTTGGCCGTAAGGAACTTTCAATTGCTGAAAAGGAAATGCCTGGACTGGTTGCTTTAAGAGAGAAATATGCTGCGGATAAGCCTTTGGAAGGTGCTCGAATAGCTGGAAGTCTTCATATGACCATTCAAACGGGAGTTCTTATTGAAACTTTGGTTGCACTTGGCGCAAATGTTCGATGGGCTTCTTGTAATATTTTTTCGACCCAAGATCATGCTGCAGCAGCAATTGCTGTAAAAGGGATTCCTGTATTTGCGGTAAAAGGAGAGACCTTAGATGAATATTGGGCTTATACACATAAGATTCTTGAATGGGATGAAGAATCCGCTCCTAATATGATTCTGGATGATGGAGGAGATGCTACTGGATTAGTGATGCTAGGCAGTCAAGCTGAAAAAAATATCTCAGTATTAGATAATCCAGCTAATGAAGAAGAAGTCGCTCTTTTTGCTTCTATTAGAAAGAAATTAAAAGAAGACCCAAATTTCTATTCAAAAGTTAAAGACTCTATCCAAGGAGTTACAGAAGAAACTACTACTGGAGTAGCTCGTCTGTATCAAATGCAAAAGAATGGTGAGCTCCCATTCCCAGCAATTAATGTTAACGATTCAGTTACTAAAAGTAAGTTTGATAATCTTTATGGTTGTAGAGAATCTTTAGTTGATGGAATTAAAAGAGCAACTGATGTCATGGTTGCAGGAAAAGTTGCTTTGGTTATTGGTTATGGAGATGTAGGCAAAGGATCTGCTCAATCTTTGAGAGGCTTGGGAGCAACAGTAATGATTGCGGAAATAGATCCTATTTGTGCATTGCAAGCAGCTATGGAAGGCTATAGGGTTGTTCGATTAGATGATGTAGTTGATCAAGTAGATATTTTTGTTACTGCTACTGGTAATTTCAAAGTTATTACTCATCAACATCTTATTAAGATGAAAGATGAGTCAATAGTTTGCAATATAGGGCACTTTGATAATGAGATAGATGTCGCTTCTTTAAAGAATTACAAATGGGAAAATATAAAACCTCAGGTTGATCATATAACTTTACCTAGTGGAAATAAAATAATACTTTTAGCAGAAGGAAGATTGGTGAATTTAGGTTGTGCAACTGGTCACCCTAGCTTTGTTATGAGTAATTCATTTACCAATCAAGTTTTAGCCCAAATCGAATTATTTACAAAAGGAAGCAAATATAATAATCAAGTTTATGTTTTACCAAAAAATCTTGATGAGATGGTAGCTAGACTCCACTTGGAGAAAATAGGAGCTAAATTAACAAACCTGACTAAAGAACAGGCAGATTATATTAGTGTTCCAGTAGAAGGACCTTATAAGCCTGAACATTATCGTTATTAG
- the rpaB gene encoding response regulator transcription factor RpaB has product MTSILVVDDEPAVLKVLVTRLKLAGCQVLEAKDGEEALEIFHRESPDLVVLDVMLPKIDGFAVCRRIRAESVVPIIFLTALEAISERVAGLDLGADDYLSKPFSPKELEARIATILRRVGPTATVAEPREVPAGQGVMKLGELVVDTNRRQVSRGGQRICLTYTEFSLLELLFRDPGKVVPRAEILEQLWGYPPRRAADLRVVDVYVARLRGKLEPDPRNPELILTVRGIGYASQRTGDFPAALAV; this is encoded by the coding sequence ATGACCAGTATTTTGGTTGTTGATGACGAGCCAGCTGTTTTGAAAGTTTTGGTGACAAGACTGAAACTAGCTGGCTGTCAAGTTTTAGAAGCAAAAGATGGAGAGGAAGCTCTTGAGATTTTCCATCGAGAATCTCCTGACTTGGTTGTTCTTGATGTCATGTTGCCTAAAATTGACGGTTTCGCCGTTTGTAGAAGGATTAGGGCAGAATCTGTTGTTCCAATAATCTTTTTGACTGCTTTGGAAGCTATTTCGGAGAGAGTTGCTGGTTTAGATCTGGGCGCAGATGACTATTTGTCAAAACCTTTTAGTCCTAAAGAACTTGAGGCTCGCATAGCAACAATTTTGCGTAGAGTTGGTCCTACGGCCACTGTTGCTGAACCAAGGGAAGTTCCTGCAGGACAAGGAGTGATGAAACTGGGAGAGCTAGTTGTAGATACTAATAGGAGACAAGTTAGTCGAGGTGGTCAAAGAATATGTCTTACTTATACAGAATTCAGTTTGCTGGAATTATTGTTCAGAGACCCAGGGAAAGTGGTACCAAGAGCAGAGATCCTTGAACAGCTCTGGGGCTATCCACCGCGAAGAGCAGCAGATCTTAGAGTCGTAGATGTTTATGTTGCGAGATTAAGAGGAAAGCTTGAGCCTGATCCCAGAAATCCAGAGCTAATTCTTACAGTTAGAGGAATTGGTTATGCATCACAAAGGACAGGAGATTTCCCTGCTGCTTTAGCTGTATAA
- a CDS encoding single-stranded DNA-binding protein, producing MGINSVTLVGRAGRDPEMRYFESGSVVANLTMAVNRRSKNDEPDWFNLEIWGKQAQVAADYVKKGSLIGITGSFKLDTWKDRNSGEEKSKPVVRVDRLELLGGKRETESNGFRGQNQSSANSPSEDEIPF from the coding sequence ATGGGAATCAATTCCGTCACACTCGTTGGAAGGGCTGGCAGAGATCCAGAAATGCGCTACTTCGAGTCAGGTTCAGTAGTTGCAAACCTAACCATGGCAGTAAACCGACGCAGTAAAAACGATGAGCCGGATTGGTTTAACTTAGAAATATGGGGAAAGCAAGCACAAGTCGCAGCAGACTATGTAAAAAAAGGATCTCTAATAGGTATAACTGGCAGCTTTAAATTAGATACATGGAAAGATCGAAATAGTGGAGAAGAGAAAAGCAAGCCAGTGGTTAGAGTTGATCGCCTCGAACTTCTAGGAGGCAAAAGAGAAACAGAGTCAAATGGATTTAGAGGCCAAAATCAATCTTCAGCTAATAGTCCTAGCGAAGATGAAATTCCTTTCTGA
- a CDS encoding tetratricopeptide repeat protein → MKIKDYVKQIFYSFNLFLCLGFCLQIFLPLPALSATNLQNLFNTALLKSQEGNCLSAIEDWDNFLELSPDEPAAISNRGNCLLVLGDPVGAIEAHTKALTILPQNQDAHLNRGIAEEALHQWDLAVNDYEWILERHPKDSSALYNLGNVKGSQDNWEEAENLFNQAFLARSGFAMAQSSKALAQYQLGKINEAETELRLLIRKYPMFADARAALSALLAKQGHLGEAESHWAAANGLDVRYKDRDWLLNIRRWPSVPIDDLMYFLNLDN, encoded by the coding sequence GTGAAAATAAAAGATTATGTAAAACAGATTTTTTATTCTTTTAATCTATTTCTTTGTTTAGGATTTTGCCTTCAAATTTTTCTACCTTTACCTGCTTTGTCAGCAACTAATCTTCAAAATTTATTTAATACTGCGTTACTCAAGAGTCAAGAAGGAAATTGTTTAAGTGCTATAGAAGATTGGGATAACTTTTTAGAATTATCGCCTGATGAACCTGCTGCTATTAGTAATAGAGGTAATTGTTTATTGGTGTTAGGTGATCCTGTTGGAGCGATTGAAGCTCATACGAAAGCCTTGACAATCCTTCCTCAAAATCAAGATGCTCATTTAAATAGAGGAATTGCTGAAGAGGCTTTGCACCAATGGGATTTAGCAGTAAATGATTATGAATGGATCCTGGAACGACATCCCAAAGATTCTTCAGCTTTATATAATTTAGGAAACGTAAAGGGTTCTCAAGATAATTGGGAAGAAGCTGAAAATTTGTTTAATCAAGCTTTTTTAGCTAGATCAGGATTTGCTATGGCTCAGTCAAGTAAAGCTTTAGCTCAATATCAGCTTGGGAAGATTAATGAGGCGGAAACTGAATTGCGTTTACTTATTCGAAAATATCCAATGTTTGCTGATGCTAGGGCTGCTTTGAGTGCTCTTTTAGCTAAACAAGGTCATCTAGGCGAAGCTGAAAGTCATTGGGCTGCAGCTAATGGATTAGATGTTCGTTATAAAGATAGAGATTGGTTGTTAAATATACGTCGATGGCCTTCTGTGCCAATTGATGACTTGATGTATTTTCTTAACTTAGATAATTAA
- a CDS encoding DedA family protein, translating into MTLQEFILSIPNLIGNAVEANQWFGYFAILVAMLLENLVPPIPSELIMPLGGFYIHQGQLSFLPVVLAGLFGTVLGALPWYGIGRLVNEERIESFLQTYGRWIGIGPKDLSRSRIWFENHGSLLVFWGRLVPGIRTLISVPAGIEMMPILPFLIWTTAGSLIWTLLLTLAGYFLGESYSNVGLWIEPVSRLMKFILLSGMSVVILVLIFRTFKKIRKN; encoded by the coding sequence ATGACTTTGCAGGAGTTTATATTATCTATTCCTAATCTCATAGGAAATGCAGTAGAAGCAAATCAATGGTTTGGTTATTTTGCAATATTGGTTGCGATGCTGTTAGAGAATCTTGTCCCTCCTATTCCTTCAGAATTGATAATGCCACTTGGAGGATTTTATATTCATCAGGGTCAATTAAGTTTTTTACCTGTTGTTTTGGCTGGTTTGTTTGGAACAGTTCTAGGCGCTTTGCCTTGGTATGGAATAGGTAGGTTGGTTAATGAAGAAAGAATAGAATCTTTTTTACAGACATATGGCCGATGGATTGGGATTGGTCCAAAAGATTTATCTAGAAGTCGAATATGGTTTGAAAACCATGGATCATTACTGGTTTTTTGGGGTCGTTTAGTACCGGGAATTAGGACTTTAATTTCAGTCCCTGCTGGTATTGAAATGATGCCTATCTTGCCTTTTCTTATTTGGACAACAGCAGGTAGTTTAATTTGGACATTGCTTTTAACACTTGCTGGTTACTTCTTGGGGGAAAGTTACTCAAATGTGGGTCTGTGGATTGAGCCTGTTTCGAGACTTATGAAATTTATTCTTTTATCTGGAATGTCAGTTGTGATACTTGTGTTAATTTTCCGCACTTTTAAGAAAATCCGCAAAAATTGA
- the lysS gene encoding lysine--tRNA ligase, with amino-acid sequence MIGSALSDLREIRLEKAKKLASIGQGPYEIKFEKTHNAAALQKEHADLPKGEERQVDVSIAGRILSRRVMGKLAFFTLSDETSKIQLFIEKATLDNDSAGEGTLSSFKQITELVDVGDWIGVSGSLRRTDRGELSIKVFSWKMLTKALLPLPDKWHGLADVEKRYRQRYLDLIVNPQTRKTFRSRALMVSAIRRWLDERGFLEIETPVLQSEAGGADARPFVTYHNTLDIPLYLRIATELHLKRLVVGGFERVYELGRIFRNEGVSTRHNPEFTSVEIYQAFADYFDMMDMTEQMICSLSNQICGSTQISYQGMDIDFASPWRRASMHELVQEKTGINFEIYKEVNKAAEAMKDAGLSVPTKANTVGRLLNEAFEQSVEPSLIQPTFVIDYPIEISPLARKHRTKKGLVERFELFIAGRETANAFSELIDPVDQKERLLHQQSLREAGDLEAQGVDQDFVNALEVGMPPTGGLGIGIDRLIMLFTDSPSIRDVIAFPLLKPD; translated from the coding sequence TTGATTGGAAGTGCCTTGTCTGACCTAAGAGAAATTCGTCTAGAGAAGGCGAAAAAATTAGCATCCATAGGGCAAGGGCCTTATGAGATCAAGTTTGAAAAAACTCATAATGCTGCTGCCTTACAAAAAGAGCATGCTGATTTACCAAAAGGGGAAGAAAGGCAGGTAGATGTTTCTATCGCTGGAAGAATTCTTTCCCGCCGTGTAATGGGAAAATTAGCTTTTTTTACCTTGTCCGATGAAACTTCGAAAATTCAATTGTTTATAGAAAAAGCTACTTTGGATAATGATTCTGCAGGTGAAGGCACTTTAAGTAGTTTTAAGCAAATTACTGAACTTGTAGATGTTGGAGATTGGATAGGGGTCTCAGGAAGTTTGAGAAGAACTGATCGAGGAGAATTATCGATCAAGGTTTTCTCATGGAAAATGCTTACTAAGGCCTTGCTGCCACTCCCAGATAAATGGCATGGTTTGGCTGATGTTGAAAAACGATATCGTCAAAGATATCTTGATTTAATTGTTAATCCTCAGACTCGCAAAACTTTTCGAAGCAGGGCTTTGATGGTTAGCGCAATTAGACGATGGTTAGATGAGCGTGGATTTTTAGAGATAGAGACACCAGTTCTACAGTCCGAAGCAGGAGGAGCAGATGCCAGGCCATTTGTTACGTATCACAACACTCTTGATATTCCTTTATATCTGCGAATTGCCACAGAATTACATCTTAAGAGACTTGTTGTTGGTGGATTTGAAAGAGTCTATGAACTGGGTAGAATCTTTCGTAATGAAGGAGTAAGTACAAGACATAATCCTGAATTTACATCAGTTGAGATTTATCAAGCCTTTGCAGATTACTTTGACATGATGGATATGACTGAGCAGATGATCTGCTCATTGAGTAATCAGATATGTGGCTCGACTCAAATCTCTTATCAGGGTATGGATATTGATTTTGCTAGTCCATGGCGACGAGCATCAATGCACGAGTTAGTTCAAGAAAAAACAGGAATTAATTTTGAAATTTATAAAGAAGTAAATAAAGCCGCTGAAGCTATGAAAGATGCTGGTTTGTCCGTTCCTACTAAAGCAAATACTGTTGGCAGATTATTAAATGAAGCTTTTGAGCAAAGTGTTGAACCAAGCTTAATTCAACCAACTTTTGTTATTGATTACCCTATAGAGATTTCTCCTTTAGCCAGAAAACATAGAACTAAGAAAGGACTTGTAGAGAGGTTTGAATTATTTATTGCTGGGAGAGAGACTGCAAATGCCTTTAGTGAGCTCATAGACCCCGTCGATCAAAAGGAAAGATTGTTGCATCAACAGTCTCTTCGTGAAGCGGGTGACCTTGAAGCTCAAGGAGTGGATCAAGATTTTGTTAATGCTTTAGAGGTCGGTATGCCACCAACTGGAGGTCTTGGTATAGGTATTGATAGATTGATAATGCTATTTACAGATAGCCCTTCAATTAGAGATGTAATTGCTTTTCCGCTACTTAAACCAGATTAA